A single genomic interval of Armigeres subalbatus isolate Guangzhou_Male chromosome 1, GZ_Asu_2, whole genome shotgun sequence harbors:
- the LOC134205743 gene encoding bis(5'-adenosyl)-triphosphatase enpp4-like, whose amino-acid sequence MARSECYRWLPLVVLVLALLRTSAALATSSTTTATSDPAILLVVSYDAFRTEYLRRNSTSFMNELRRNGTTTEYLRNVFPTKTFPNHHSIATGVYPNQHGVMANEMYDHGRGKLEYSYEMFHYDDDIVPIWTLNELNGGHSGCMMWPGSNLPYTKASVNCTFVKAYNLSLPWNDRVDTVFQWIRDPQQPANLVMMYIEEPDYYGHIYSPDSDRVAQLLVKLNDLTRYIYEKVREFNLLDRMNVVHLSDHGMDSLMLKNFINLTNFVPTDIKYDRYGNTPVLQIVPKVKQQTADLYRALKNASEKNGNFDVYTLENLPSRWHFNNSQRTGPITAVARLGYGFEDMWETVEYYRKTYNVSVTPESRYGVHGYDNDLPVMHPIFFGYGPRIRERTTVDPFDTVDLYYLFCEILKLNAPSYLAGQRQHIAGVLRNDSRDDDGNDDGSTRASTLVVIFAGSLVGSFALVSLLAGFVLWQRRRRENMVPHYLYDETESFLDEGNKLLPAAAHQQQQSQYQHPPSNHRSHHHHHQLRSSSSINGDVVSIDV is encoded by the exons ATGGCCCGCAGTGAATGTTACCGATGGCTACCATTGGTAGTACTGGTCCTAGCTCTGCTCCGAACATCTGCTGCACTTGCCACATCGTCGACGACGACAGCCACTTCCGATCCAGCAATCCTACTCGTAGTGTCCTATGACGCATTCCGGACCGAGTACCTGAGGCGCAATAGCACTTCCTTCATGAACGAACTGCGTCGAAATGGCACAACGACGGAATATCTGCGGAATGTGTTCCCCACGAAGACGTTCCCCAACCATCACAGCATCGCCACGGGAGTGTACCCGAATCAGCACGGGGTGATGGCAAACGAAATGTACGACCACGGTCGAGGGAAGCTCGAGTATTCGTACGAAATGTTTCACTACGATGACGACATCGTGCCAATCTGG ACACTTAACGAACTGAATGGCGGTCATTCCGGTTGTATGATGTGGCCGGGGTCAAACTTGCCGTACACCAAAGCCAGCGTGAATTGTACGTTCGTAAAAGCGTATAATTTATCGCTCCCGTGGAATGATCGGGTGGACACTGTTTTCCAATGGATTCGGGATCCTCAGCAACCAGCTAACCTGGTTATGATGTACATAGAGGAACCGGACTACTACGGTCACATCTATAGTCCGGATTCGGATCGGGTGGCACAGTTACTGGTCAAATTGAACGATCTAACCCGATATATTTACGAAAAGGTACGCGAGTTCAATCTGCTGGATCGGATGAATGTGGTGCATTTGAGTGACCACGGAATGGACTCGTTGATGCTGAAGAACTTTATCAACCTGACCAACTTCGTGCCGACCGATATCAAGTACGATCGGTATGGAAATACGCCGGTTTTGCAAATTGTGCCCAAGGTGAAGCAACAAACGGCCGATCTGTATCGAGCGTTGAAAAACGCTTCCGAAAAGAATGGAAACTTCGATGTGTACACGTTGGAGAATCTACCAAGCAGATGGCATTTCAACAATTCGCAACGAACAGGACCCATTACGGCGGTGGCCCGACTGGGATATGGGTTTGAGGATATGTGGGAGACGGTGGAGTACTACCGGAAGACGTACAATGTGTCAG TAACCCCGGAGTCCAGATACGGCGTCCATGGCTACGACAACGACCTCCCGGTTATGCATCCGATCTTTTTCGGTTACGGCCCTCGGATACGGGAACGCACCACGGTGGATCCGTTCGACACGGTCGATCTCTACTATCTGTTCTGCGAGATTCTGAAGCTCAATGCCCCGTCCTACTTGGCCGGTCAACGGCAGCATATTGCGGGCGTACTGCGCAATGACTCCCGTGACGACGATGGAAACGATGACGGGTCCACGCGGGCCTCCACCCTCGTCG TCATTTTCGCCGGTAGCTTAGTGGGGTCATTTGCACTGGTGAGCCTGTTGGCAGGCTTTGTCCTGTGGCAGCGCCGCCGCCGGGAAAACATGGTACCGCACTATCTGTACGACGAAACGGAATCGTTTTTGGATGAGGGTAACAAGTTGCTACCAGCGGCCGCccatcagcagcagcagtccCAGTACCAACACCCTCCCAGCAATCATCGCagccatcatcatcaccatcagcTGCGGTCCAGTTCGTCCATCAACGGGGATGTAGTTTCGATAGACGTTTGA
- the LOC134210626 gene encoding uncharacterized protein LOC134210626 has translation MSWESLPLELYEHIFKNLSFWDRKPLSLVCRRWNQVVFSRSLCRQLCIELSRGDWGPSGGKEQVVLVDEAVVKESDRDYRVAYVKWCTDSGPEVLRSISRLLRKLEGKCLLEGLIIDAPLGQMMSDFLHTHGELLTRIRKLQVSTETIDNRLLMERCVLKMGQLETLFWREVSSHDFLQNESPLIVIEAPKLHSAVVKFGDSDSGRGAVWHSSVMELRDSACLKALKVHLHQRMWNRFFEQKLETLEHLTIAHKTQDLGSRDWSAMFRNMPNLKSIQMWEANDAILEAINLHCRKLRVLLLENADIIGFLLEDRQFPLLEHLRLETAKIQSNKTLQLPILKHLEWFNVVNQNNQTLTLAAPMLRTIRQSRNGASDFTLSCKPPLEKLQLDLYASDIPGHFFQPFPNMQELSIRVSSARPDLDRMIPYFRSIKEFTLIAYNAPLQCDQMLNEIFKNCNDVKAMTLCGFNPNLELSFPVFAQIFRNRNLKSLKMFGLTITGKSFPLQLPPELETFELRHVKVMDVAFGAYVFSPDEPHRVICIKSENCCSYSSKDCD, from the exons ATGTCCTGGGAAAGTCTACCGTTGGAGCTGTACGAACATATCTTCAAAAATCTTAGCTTTTGGGACCGAAAACCATTGTCGTTGGTGTGTCGTCGGTGGAATCAGGTCGTCTTTTCACGCTCGCTATGTCGCCAACTGTGCATCGAATTAAGTCGCGGCGACTGGGGACCCAGTGGAGGCAAGGAACAGGTGGTCCTGGTAGATGAGGCGGTGGTAAAAGAGAGTGACCGTGACTATCGTGTGGCATATGTGAAGTGGTGTACGGATTCGGGACCGGAAGTGTTGCGTTCAATAAGTCGGTTACTGAGAAAACTTGAAGGAAAATGCTTACTGGAGGGACTTATTATCGATGCACCCCTCGGGCAAATGATGTCCGATTTTTTGCATACGCATGGAGAGCTGCTAACGCGCATTCGAAAACTTCAAGTCTCAACTGAAACGATAGATAACAGACTTTTGATGGAACGATGtgtattgaaaatgggtcaatTAGAAACGCTATTCTGGAGGGAGGTTTCATCGCACGATTTTCTGCAGAACGAAAGTCCGTTGATAGTAATAGAAGCACCCAAACTACATTCTGCGGTCGTGAAATTCGGTGACTCTGATTCAGGAAGAGGGGCCGTTTGGCACAGCAGCGTTATGGAACTGCgtgatagtgcatgtttgaaagCCCTGAAAGTTCACCTCCATCAAAGAATGTGGAATCGTTTTTTCGAACAGAAGTTGGAAACCTTGGAGCATCTGACGATTGCTCATAAGACGCAGGATCTTGGATCTCGAGACTGGAGCGCTATGTTTCGCAATATGCCAAATTTGAAGTCAATTCAAATGTGGGAAGCTAATGATGCTATTTTGGAGGCAATAAATCTACATTGTCGAAAGCTACGCGTACTTTTACTAGAGAATGCAGACATAATAGGATTCCTATTAGAAGACAGACAATTTCCTTTACTCGAGCACCTCCGATTGGAAACagccaaaattcaatccaataagACTCTCCAACTACCCATCCTGAAGCATCTCGAGTGGTTTAATGTTGTGAATCAGAATAACCAGACATTGACTTTGGCCGCACCAATGCTACGAACTATTCGACAGTCGAGAAACGGCGCTTCTGATTTTACACTGAGCTGTAAACCACCATTAGAAAAGCTTCAACTTGATCTTTACGCATCGGATATCCCGGGACACTTTTTCCAACCATTCCCGAACATGCAAGAACTCAGCATTCGCGTTAGCTCCGCTAGGCCTGACTTGGATCGAATGATTCCCTACTTCCGCAGCATTAAAGAGTTTACGCTCATAGCATACAATGCCCCACTACAATGCGATCAAATGCTAAATGAGATCTTCAAAAACTGCAATGATGTCAAAGCAATGACATTGTGTGGCTTCAACCCAAACCTGGAACTGTCCTTCCCGGTGTTTGCACAGATCTTTCGTAATCGAAATTTGAAG TCACTGAAAATGTTCGGATTGACCATAACGGGGAAGTCGTTCCCGCTACAGCTACCACCAGAGCTGGAAACTTTCGAGCTGCGCCACGTCAAGGTGATGGACGTTGCATTCGGGGCATACGTGTTTTCTCCGGACGAACCACATCGGGTCATTTGTATCAAGAGTGAAAATTGTTGCAGCTACTCGTCTAAGGATTGTGATTGA